From Aquila chrysaetos chrysaetos chromosome 3, bAquChr1.4, whole genome shotgun sequence, the proteins below share one genomic window:
- the PDRG1 gene encoding p53 and DNA damage-regulated protein 1, giving the protein MARDPAFVLRYLAEVEELAEDVLAARQQIVDLDVKRNRNREALRALQKDPEPDDKAMVCFGNMFIELPKAQTKEMLQKDQEHLDEEINNLRKELRVKVNRLFEAQGKAELKGFNLNPMTAEEMKLINRILEG; this is encoded by the exons ATGGCGCGGGACCCGGCCTTCGTGCTGCGCTACCTGGCCGAGGTGGAGGAGCTGGCCGAGGACGTGCTGGCGGCACGGCAGCAG ATCGTGGACCTGGACGTGAAGCGGAACCGGAACCGCGAGGCCCTGCGGGCGCTGCAGAAAGACCCGGAGCCCGACG ACAAGGCCATGGTCTGCTTCGGGAACATGTTCATCGAGCTCCCGAAAGCACAGACCaaggagatgctgcagaagg ACCAGGAACATCTGGATGAGGAGATAAACAACCTCCGGAAAGAGCTGCGCGTGAAGGTGAACCGCCTCTTTGAAGCTCAAG GTAAAGCTGAGCTGAAGGGATTTAACCTGAACCCCATGACCGCCGAGGAAATGAAGCTAATCAATCGCATCCTGGAGGGGTGA